Part of the Longimicrobium sp. genome is shown below.
CTTGCGAAGCCGGATGAGCGAACGGCAGCCCCGTCGCCGGAGCTGCCGTTCGCGGCCGCCCATCGCCGTGCAATCCCCGTGCGCCGGGGGAGGCACCAGCTACTCGGCATCCGGATGTCGGAGTCGAACGCCTCTCTGCCACTCAGTGCGACGCTGTTCGTGATAACGACAAAATCTTCACGGGCTCATCGGGATTCAGCCAGTGGCGATCGCCACCTCCTTCCGTGGACCTCCGATGACTCCTCGTGAGGCATTCCCTTCGCTCTACCGCCCGTATCGCTACGCAACACCCCTCGCGCGGATCGTCTCGCAATCGCGCGATGCGGGTCCGGAAATCCCGAAAAATCACGAATTGCGGCGGGCGCGCGGATTGCCGACCGTGAGGCGGGTCGCAGGCTCCGGTGCGTACCAGAGATCGGGAGGCGCTCATGTCGTCCCATCCCCGCTCGTCCCGCCCCGCTCGTTCGATCCGTAGGCTCATCGCGCTCGCAGCCGCGATCACGGGATCCGTCTCGTGCGGCGGCGGGCGGGTGCCGCTGCCGCAGCTGTCCACGTCGACGGTGGGCGACACCGCGGGGCTGGTGCAGCGCGGCGAGTACCTGGTACGCAACGTTTCGGTCTGCGGCCACTGCCACGCCGCAAATCCCCGCAACCCGGACGGGCCGCTGGCCGGCGGGCTGCCCTTCCGCAACTGGCGGCTGGGCACCATCCACGCCGCCAACCTCACCCCCGACGTGGAGACGGGGATCGGCGGGTGGAGCGAGGCCGAGATCGTGCGCGCCATCCGCAACGGCAACGACCGCGAGGGGCACCTGCTCGCCCCGGTGATGCCGTACGAGTGGCTGGCCGGCCTCTCCGACCGCGACGCGCTGGCGATGGCGGCGTACCTCAAGAGCCAGCCGCCGGTGCCGCGCCGGTTCAAGAACCGCCCCGTGCTGGTGCTGCACCTGGCCAAGGCGCTGTTCCTGCACCCGGCGCGCACCGAGAGTCCCACCTCGCCGCCACGCGGGCCCACGGTGGAGTACGGCCGATATCTCGCGGACCACGTGGCGCTGTGCGCCGACTGCCACACGCCGCGCGGGGGACTGCAGCAGAAGGCGGACAAGCACAGGCTCTACGCGGGCGACGCCACGCCGCCCAAGGCCTTCCCCGCCAACCCGTCGAACCTGACGCCCGACATGGAGACGGGGATCGGGCGCTGGAGCGAGGACGACTTCCTGCGCACCCTCCGCACGGGCGTGAACCCGCGCGGCGACCGGCTGCACCCGTTCATGCCCTGGCGCGAGTACCGCCGCATGACCGACGACGACCTGCGCGCCATCTACCGCTATCTCCACTCGCTGCAGCCCATCCGCAACCCGGTGCCGCGCCGTCCGCCGCCCGCCCCCGCGCCTACGGGATGATAGAAACAGCAGGTCTCACGCAGAGGTCGCAGAGGGCGCAGAGGATCGGCATCGGTTCCTCTGCGCCCTCTGCGGCCTCTGCGTGAGATCAATTGCTTCTACTTCCGCCGGCGGTTGCGCTTGCGCGACTGCTTGGCGGTCTTGCGGCGCTTGCGGGCCCGCACGTCCGCGTCCGGCGAGCGCGGGCGGTCCGGCGGCGGCGCCGCGTCGTACTCGTCCTCGCCGAGCGGGCTCCACGCGATGGGCGGGGTGACGCGCGCCTCCAGCAGCCCCAGCGCGATCTGCACGTCTTCCCAATCTCCCTGCACCCGCAGGTCGACGGCCTTCGCCGCGAAGGCCGCTTCGATGACGGGCGCGGCCTCCGTCGCCTCCAGCTCGACCAGCTCGGCGATCAGGACGGCGTTGAGGTCAGGCTGCTGGTGCGCGTGGTCCTCGAGCTGCTTGGCCAGGACCGCGACCGCCTCGTCACGCCGCTCGGGATGCTCCAGCGCCACGTTCGCGATCGTCCGCGCGGCGGCGAAGCGCACGGAGAACGGCTTTTCCTCGTCGAACAGCAGCAGGGTCGCGCCGGGGAGCGCGGGCGGGCCGAGCATCCCCAGCACGGCGGGAAGCTCGTCGAGCACCCAGTCGTTCTCGATCTCCCGCTCCAGCACGGACAGCAGCGGCACCGCCGCGGTGGTGGCGCCGAGCTGCGTCAGCGCGCGCCAGGCGTGGATCGGCGCCCAGACGGAGCGGTCGCGCTCCTCGCCCGCGTGCAGCGCCGGGTCCGTGGCGATGTTGATCAGCGCCGGGACGTGGCGGTCCGTCAGCCCCAGGTGGCGGTAGTCCGGCCACACGCGCCGCCGCGCCGGCTCCGCGCCGAGCCTCATCAGGCGGTCGAGGGGATCACGATACGAATCGGGCATCTACGTTCGATTCAACAGGGGTTCGAGGGCGAATTTCGCGGGCCCAAAGCTGCCGCTCCAGCCGATCCGCCGCAATCACGAGGATTGATGCCCGTTGCTTTCGCGCCACCGGCTACCCAATCTCCGGATCGACTGTGCATTGGAGGCAGGAATGTCATTCCGAAGGCGCTGCATCGCCCTGTCCTCCATGCCAGAGCCATGGCGCCTGAGGAATCTGTGGCCGGCTCCCGAGCCACGGGCCG
Proteins encoded:
- a CDS encoding c-type cytochrome, with amino-acid sequence MSSHPRSSRPARSIRRLIALAAAITGSVSCGGGRVPLPQLSTSTVGDTAGLVQRGEYLVRNVSVCGHCHAANPRNPDGPLAGGLPFRNWRLGTIHAANLTPDVETGIGGWSEAEIVRAIRNGNDREGHLLAPVMPYEWLAGLSDRDALAMAAYLKSQPPVPRRFKNRPVLVLHLAKALFLHPARTESPTSPPRGPTVEYGRYLADHVALCADCHTPRGGLQQKADKHRLYAGDATPPKAFPANPSNLTPDMETGIGRWSEDDFLRTLRTGVNPRGDRLHPFMPWREYRRMTDDDLRAIYRYLHSLQPIRNPVPRRPPPAPAPTG